A window of the Euzebyales bacterium genome harbors these coding sequences:
- a CDS encoding molybdenum cofactor biosynthesis protein MoaE, with translation MTARIHTTITRDPLSADAALTFVADPRAGAEVVFSGTVRNHAEGRAVSGLTYEAFEEHAAVRLAELAADLADRWPSVRAIWMVHRLGALAIGEPSVVVGVSADHRDAAFAAARHGIDTLKKTVPIWKQEHWADGGAHWPGTD, from the coding sequence ATGACGGCCAGGATCCACACGACGATCACGCGCGATCCGCTCTCGGCCGACGCCGCCCTGACCTTCGTGGCCGATCCGCGGGCCGGAGCCGAGGTCGTGTTTTCGGGAACCGTGCGCAACCACGCGGAGGGCCGTGCGGTGTCCGGGCTGACCTACGAGGCGTTCGAGGAGCATGCGGCCGTGCGGCTGGCGGAGCTCGCCGCCGACCTGGCCGACCGCTGGCCGTCGGTCCGCGCGATCTGGATGGTCCACCGCCTGGGCGCGCTCGCGATCGGCGAACCGTCGGTCGTCGTCGGCGTCTCCGCTGATCACCGCGACGCCGCGTTCGCCGCAGCGCGGCACGGCATCGACACGCTCAAGAAGACCGTGCCCATCTGGAAGCAGGAGCACTGGGCCGACGGGGGAGCGCACTGGCCGGGCACCGACTGA